The genomic DNA tattcattcatgtACTAGTCCTTTCTCCAGTACAGATAACTGCAATTTATATAAGTATTTCTGACGAAACAGATTTTCTCATAGTTGAATGTAcctatatttgttttctctttacctCTCATTCGAGTTCTCTAAATCTCACTTAAGTTGTTAAACCCAAAACTGGGgtataataaatgtataataaagGCCTTACCTACACTGAATACAGCCGCccctcagtatccacagggggttggttccaggactcctgcagatactgaaacccaaaATGGCTTTTGGATTTTCATAATATAAAATTCCCTTCCTTCTGCCTTGAACATGTAATATGGATTATTACGTCTTAATTACTTGTGCATCTATAAGCTGTCAGTTTGCCTTATATCCCCACCAACTCCTTTTATTAATGTTTCTATGTGTGATTGCTATATTGTGATATAGttatctatttatagtttttgtcCTCACCTCCACTTCCGCCTCCCATTAGATTGAGCTCCCACAAAGTGTGAAGTATATGTCATGTTGATTTGGTATCTCTATTCACAAGTACAATGCTTGGCAAGAGAAAATGCGGTTTAGATAATACAATAAATGGTTAACTGATCTTGTTGGTCTAGGACCTTAGAATTTGACAGAATTGCATCCGATCTAAAGTTGTttgtgcaaaacaaacaaaacaaacaacaaaaaagcacttataaagcaatttttttttttttgccacaccgcgtggcatgtgagatcttagttccccgaccagggattgaacccatgcctctgcagtgaaagtgtggagccttaaccactggaccgccagggaagtaccaAAACAATTCTTCTAAAATAGCAGATATAGAtaaataggtaggtagatagatagatagataaattatgATATAAATAGGGTAAATTTTGAAAGGACATAAAAATCAAGACACTAGATTTTGTTCCATCTACCATTAGGTTAGTCTAACTCATTAGTTCTTGAGAATTGTTTTCATCCTAAGATACTACCTATGTCTCCCTTTTATTTACCtacaagaagaaaaacacaaatgtaaTAAGAAGAAAACTTGAGAGTGAAGAGggacaataaagagaaaaaaaaggaaatcagattGATAATTAGGTTTACAATTCCATTAAGTGTTGGAAAGTATTTTCATGAGACACCACACATGTGAAaggcatttataattttatttggggAGACAGCTATGCAAACAAAAACTGTGAGCATGCCAAGTCTACAGTATTAGTAGACTAAAGCAATCTCTTGAACCAGGATTTTGCTTACACCGCCTAAAATATTCCTCTAGCCTTCTTAGCTTATTGATAACTGTGCCTTGAAGAGTCAACTGCAAATATTCACcagagtctttttttctttttctttcataaaggAAAACAATTACTTTGTAGAGATACGTTGTGTTGTTGCAAACTCATATCATTTATTGTTTATTGCTTTGTTTTAAGTGATTGCAAATTAATAAACCTTTGTACTACAAGTTTAACCTATTCTGCTAAAATATAATCTTACAAGATAGGTACCTCAAAAGGTGATTCTTTACAAGAGTGTTGACCATATTATTTCTCCAAATAGGGGAgctttttggaaatatttaaattctgattttacttataaaatggaacatttattGCACAGTTTTCAAAAACACACATGTGTATGGTAAATTTCGCTTTTTTGTCCCTTTATTTTATCACAGATTAAAGGGCTTGGCAATTTCTAATAAATTCTGAGAGACTGACCTCTATTTTATGACAAGCTTGCAGAGAGCACCAAAAAGTTGATTGGACTTCTAAAACTTACTTATTTTCATATGCTACAATCCctttaaatggaaatatttacTTTCCTAGACTGGGACTGAAGAgcactgctctttttttttttttttttttggtaagatgtTTAATCAGGTGGAGACAATCGAAATCAGATGTATGTTAAAGTACAAAATACACTAGGTGGCATTGGAAATAGACCGTAGAAGCTGTCTGCTCATAAAATGGTTCTTATATACTCAGGGATGTTAAATCAACTTTAGAACAAAGACATGTAAAGTGATAGCTCTTTTGTGTTGAGGTTCTCTTTTATTAATTTCCAGATTTATGTAGCGACTGTTGGATATAAATGTCCAATGAAgctaacaataaaataataacgTTTGAATAAAGAACTAATTCTTTGTAGACCCTTGGCACCTCACTGCATCTCCCCAAACATACCTTTATGAAATCTCCCATTCATAAGCATCAGGGTGTGAACGGCAAGCCGTTAAAAACGATATTATGGGATTCAGGTTGGGCAGTGAAGAGAGGACTTGCAAAGATTAGGTGCTGCTCTGACTCCAACGTTTTAGAAATACTTGCGAAAGATGAGATAAACATAGATATTCTTTAGGTTGGTTAGGTTTCAAGGGGCCACTGAatgtactttgatttttttaaacttaggaaTGACAATGCAATAGTAGTACCCTGTCCTAAAGAGTTTACTTCTCATCTCAATCTGATGAATATGACCaacagaggtgggggtggggtagggagagaGGCATTAAATCACCTTAGAATGAATAATTTAAAGGTACTTTAGATATACTCCAGAAATTTCATTTGAGGTCTTGCCCACTACAAGCCGTGCTTTATAAAATATTCCTTCGTATCTGCCAAACCTTAGAATAACCCTTGAAGAAACCATAAATATGGTGCAGATAAACAGTGGCCGTCTTACATAATGAGGTGTCCTTGCCAAGTGGGAGCAGAAGACAAGATGCTTGCCTCCCACTAAGCAACATATTCCAGGCCTCGCAAGCCTGAAATACCATCATTCAGGGAGCGGTTGGCTCCGGACAGAAGCGAAGGTTCCCGCTGGGATACCGCAGGGGAGAGCGTTGCAGCCCTTCACGGCAAAGGGATAGCCATCTATCTTGCTGCCTGGTGCTCATGTCATCTATTAGCATGTGCTAGCACGAAGGGCAAGGAGTCTGCCATCATTTCCGTGCTTATCGTAGTGCATCACATCTAACACTTGCTtgataagtgtttgttgaattccTTTTTAATCTCCAGATGAGTTTACGAAGTTATCTTTTTTATGAACAGGATGGACACGACATAGTGAAAGTTACGCAGAAATAGCACTTTCTTCTAGGAAGTGTCAGTCTGATTCATTTGATATATATCAACAAAGAACAAAGAGCAAGCAGTCAGACTGAAAGTTAAAAGTATTAATAACACTTTTTTGGGCTACTGAGAAGGGTAAGTGTTGAAGTGAAGAGACAGCACAACGAGTTAGAGGAATTATCAGCCTCTGTTAAGCACACTTCTTGAAGGAGGTGAGAGTTCATAGGACAAAACTTTGTTACTAATGATGCCTCATTTCTCAGCTTCATTCTTCTTGAGGTGGATAACCTTGGGTAAATTATGTAATCTCTTCATGCCTCAATTCTTTCTGAAAGTGAGATAAAATACCATCTATCTTTTGGGTTGTTAATAGATActgaattaattttgtaaagtgtttagaacagtgcctgacactcaTATGAAGCGCTatagtatttgttaaataactAAGTAAAATACATAAAGCCCTAACCCCAGGAATAAAGCAACAGTATATGATACCAGAAAAAGGTGGGGAATGGAGTTGACCCCACAAAAACACGCAGTCCTTAGGCcttttataaagtttatttttttcctaaaaacttAAGCTGTTTCGCATTGGCGTTGACAGTATCCAAATTCTGTTTTAATAGTCATGTTCAGTGTGTTGCATTTTATATTACCCTTTTTCATCTACTTTTCAAAAGTAAGAATTATTAAGGAAGCCAACAACagtttttcagaaaacaaaattagaagaaaaaacataaggaaagaaagttgTCCGTAATCATGTTCCTCTTGGCCATCTTTTCTTCCTACTTAATTTAGCCCAAATTTCCAAGTAGCTCTCTGAGCCTTAGCCCTTAAGATCTAATGGCTGTAGCTATAGCTCTTCTGAAGAGTGAGAGGTGAGTGGCACTTGTATACTTTCTTATACTACTATATGTGTTGAACATCAATTATCAATGAGCTATTACTCAAGTAGCATATTTGCTACTTAACAATTTAGAGAATGTGCGACCTGAGACATTTAAAGGCATCTAGGTAAACCTCAACTCGGGCTTTTGTATACACCCTTGAGAAGGACTTCAGGATGCTGTTTCTGACATATACTTGACCCTTCTGTCACTAATCTTCTTTGAAACatttggttttcactgctgtgttttagTTTCTATAGCTAAGCTTGAGAAGAACAAACTCTATTTTTTATTATGGAGACCCAAAGAAATTAGGTGAGATATTCCAAGTTTGGTATTAGAGAAGACATACTGCATAAACCCAAGGgattgtaattttttaattttttagatgaTCTAGATGCTATCTACTTTAAGTGATGAAATTCAATATATAAATTCAATCTgataactatttattgagcacttatttgtTGTAAAGCACCACATTAAAAACAATGAGACTAAAGAGAGAGGAGTTGAATAAGTCCTCTGCCCTCAAAGAACTTGTAGTCTGATGGGGGAAGGCAACATACAAGCACCCGACTATAATACAAATTGAACAAGTGCTATAACAAAGGCACAGCTAATCGTCAAGAAGTACAGAGGTAGCAGTTACTCAATCAAGTTAAGAACATATGGGAAAGCGTAAAGGAAGAAGTATCACTGGATCCAGCCTTGAAATATAAGATTGAAATTCCTATTTGtattatttcatattataatTCACATAGAAATTGAAGGAGTGGTCAAGTACCTACTATAggattaaatatttatatgtgtacTTGGTTTTAGAGTAGATCAGCATGTTTCCTCCTATCAGCAGGTGCTATTAAGAGCAATCTGAATATATCAGCTCTCTTAGGGTTGGTATTTCAATCTACCATGTTGATTATTTTGATAGACATCTCTGTTGAAATGTTTTTCAGAGCTTTTCTATTTCTAGACTATATAAAGACATTATTAGCCTCCATCTTTCCAAATtaatgaaaatgtgaaaaattatACCCTCTCTCACtgtagtattttttctttcttccagtttcAATGCCATGTTTCTTCTATGAAATTGTTCAGGCTTTCATTTAAGTGAGTGAAAGCCTGGTCTAGATGATGGATAGCTCAATCTCTTGTCATCTGTTGAAAGCTTGCCACTTGTTCTGGACATAGGTTTCCTGGGCAAAAGCAGATATGGTATCTTAGGGGTTCTACCACTTCTTTCTACCCTCCTCTCTGTCATTCTGGGAGCCTCATTTTTGTATCCTTCTTACAGGGGGCCATTTTCCATTGTCATGTAAATTCCTCCTAAGAGATGCGCCCCATCCTTCCCATAGCTGTTTGTATTTTAGTTTGTGACTAGCACACGCCAAAAGGCCTTCAAGAAAGactaaatgagggacttccctggtggcgcagtggttaagaatccacctgccaatgcaggagacatgggttcgagccctagtccgggaagatcccacatgccgtggatcaactaagcccatgcgccacaactacggagcctgagctctagatcccatgagccacagctactgagcctgcgtgccacaactactgaagcccacacgcctagagcccgtgctccgcaacaagagaagccaccgcagtgagaagcccgtgcaccacaacgaagagtagaccccgctagccgcaactagagaaagcctgcgtggcagcagtgaagacccaacacagccaaaaataaataataaataaattaaaaaaagaaaaaaagaaagaaacactaaATGAAATCTCTGATTTGGGGTCAGTATGGAAAACATTAATCAGCGAGTACTTCCTGGCATCCTTCAATGAGCACCGCCTACGTTTGATGAGCCCAGGTATCAGTGGATGCAGGTATTACACTCCTGTGggtttttcccctccctttctttcttgcagCTTCTCTATTCACCAACACAGGGTATTAACGCAGTGTGATTTGCACCCACAGCCTGCACCCCAGGCAAAGCAGCTGACTCTAAGAGTCCACCGCACCTTCACTCTGCTTGCTGCCTGTGCAAAGTGGGTTTCCTCCCCAGGGCCTTCCTCCAGGGGAGATCCTACTCTGACTAGAGTCAGCGTCTCTAAatggaaagacaggaacacaagcctCAAAGTCTCATGTTGGCTAACAAAGAACAACAGTGAGAAACAAGTCTTATAAGCAGGACTATTTCTTGGtcgtttcataaatattttcccaCCTTCCTTTATCTACTTCTCTAAATAAGAACTAAAAAGGGCGCTTAAGACACCCTCTGAGAGAAGGCACATTGACACTGCGTGTGCAGCTGGGGAGGGAAAATCATGATGTGACAGGTCATGTATTTCATAAGCCTATAGCAGGACCACAGTGGCTCAGGCCCGCTTGCTTCTGATATCCTTGTGGTTGTTAATTTAGGAAAATATTACAGATTACAAGGGAACACTCTCCTTGTCTTCTATAGTAACCTCAGCCATCTTTCTTCTGGAGACCAGAAATCCTTAAAAAATCATCATTAAATAGTAACAAGGGAAATATTAACAGTGTCTGTGATTTGCCTAATGGATAATTTTACTCTCTGCAGTCCGGGTAAATGACAGTTATGTGAGATCTGGTATGTGTTGCTTTGAAAATACCTTATTCAGAAGGAAGCCAAGCGAAATGTTCAACTTTTTCGGACTCTAGGGGAAATGGAACTAACTGAAATGTAATTCATGTCCCATCCATGTATGGATTTGGTGGCTGCAGAGAAAGTGAGGGCAAGAGATGTGTATTTGGCCCAGACCACATGGCCCTGTgccctttgtgtgtctgtgttagCAGAAATTTTCACAGCCACAAAACATATCTCTGTGGCCAAACAGCTACAAACTGTCTGGTCTATTTAAGAAAACTCCATGACTTTGTAAGACAAAGTTTTTCTTAAACAAGAATGTGTATGAAGCTCCCAAGACCATTTAATTTCCATGTTGCAAATTAACAGCAAAATGCCTAAAGGAAAAACCAACTGCTCAAATAAATCAAGTCAGAAAGTTGCCTCGGAAAGCAGTCTTCCTAAAACAGGGTGCATTTTTTAGGATTGACAGCTTTCCTCAGGGAGATTTCAGCACTGAAAGCCTGTAATTCCTGAGCAGTGCTCCAAACAGATCAactttccttttattactttgttttgaatttttctgaggtggcactgaaaatattttgaacatctCTTTGTGCCTGTCAGGGTTTTATTCATCTTCTGGGTTAACCTGAGACAGTGCTGCTGAATTTATGCTGTGCATTACGCAGACTGAACCACCAACTGCCTGACGGCTCGCTTATTTCCATGTGGCAGCCAGATTGCCAACGTTCTTGATGATTCATTTGTACTGGTTTGCAGGGTCCGGGGAGAGAAGTGCCTGTAAAGACAGGGCAGGGAGCTGTTTCTTTAATCCCAGTTTTGTCAAAGCTCAACTGCAGCCTTAGAAAGGTCATTAGAGTTTCTCATCAGTTTCTTCAACAGCAAAATAGGAATCACCCTAATATTATGgtacttaattttgttttcttttatgaagtGCTTTGACGATAAGAGTTGCATTTATTTTGCTTAGCAATTTAAATTAACAGGGTCAGAAGTGTGACACGTCCTGTGCTTGGTGACACTTCCTTCATTTTCTTGCTCCGCCTACTCCTTTGCTTACACATTCAAGTTCATTCCACCTCCTCACTGCTGATTATCTCCAGTCAAATATACTTTTGGTATTTTAACTCaagatttttattattgaaataagatagattttaaaaaatttgttctaGTCGTCTGCCACTAGGTAGATTCTTATTTCAATCATTTGGGAAAGCTGGTTGCATCTTTGATAATTCCATCCAACTATTAGAAATCAAATAAGAAAGCTTAATAagtaaacaattttgaaaatccAGGAATCAAAACAGCAAACCAAGCTTTTTCGATATTATTTAGAAGAGTCATTAGAATTCAGCTAACTCCTGGAATGTCTCATCGTTTTTTAGGGATTGAGATAATAATATGcccaggaaataaaattaaaagtgcttACTTTTATTCCCAAAGCTCATTTAAATTCTGCTTTAGACATAATTGTATATCGTTTATATTGAAATATGTATGTGCTATATTtagctcaaaaaaattttttttgaatgtgAGTAATGTGTGGAATATGTGAAATGAAAGTTGTATGTTTTATCCTTACATATTTTTGTTATGTTCATGAGTCAAAACAACGAATTTTAGCAATAAAAttcattagaagaaaatatgaaaaaaaattatcatgagTGGCCTCAAAGATGACTCTAAGAGATGATCCAAAATAGAATTCAAAAGCGGGGTAGGAGAGTttgatttatattaattttttggcCTGAGTCCTGCAATATTCTCAGAGCGCTGGCTGATATCATACTCATTTTCTACTGACTTAAAAACGTTTGcaattatattttcttcattttttagtaaaatgtattttgtttacTAAAATTTAGAGCCTGAATGTTCTTTCAGTTATTGTAAGTGAATATCCcactatgatggttaattttataagtCACCTTGGCTAGGCTATGGTACCCAGATGTTTGGTCTAAcatcagtctagatgttgctgtgtaGGTcctttttagatgtgattaacatttaaatcagtagactttaagTAAAGTAGATTACTTTTCCTAAGATGGTggtcctcatccaatcagttgaaggccttaagagaaaaagacTCAGGTCCCCgaggaaagaaggaagtgatGTTTTCAGACTGCCCTTGGATTCATGACTGCCACGTCAGCTCTCTCCTGGGTCCCTAGCCTGCCAGTTTGCCCTGAAGATTTCAGATTTGCCAGCCTACACAATGACATaagccaatttcttaaaataaatctctctctttatatatacagcctattgcttctgtttttctggagaacccagactaattcccctacttttttttaatcattattattttagctTGAATTTATTTCTTGGCCTTTACTTTATAAATTCCTCTATATACCTTCTTGCGTGATGCTGACTGAATCCACCAACTGTCAAGGAATGCAGACACAGGAGAATGAGGGAAGAGCAAAACAGAGTTGAGGAAATGAAGTGGAACTGTGCTCATGCCCTAGCTGTGTTTATACAAGGGCATTCCATGCACTGCCatccaaaaaggaaaggaaaaagtgaaTTTGACATACTCAGGCAGTGAGGTCTGTCCGATTAAGAACAAAGTTGAGTTGaatgctgagaaaaaaatattgacacTCTTGGAATCATGTTTCGTAATTTTGTTACTCATAGACTTTTTAAGGTTGCAATATGATCCTGAATCacaaatgttatttatttctttatcagaCAAAGCCAAACGAATATTGGGCTTCCTTGCAACAAGACTTATACACCGCTTTTCCTGTGGGAGCCGCCGGGTTGAGAGGAGCGTGGCGTTCTCCTCTCCCCGCCATGGCGTGTGCTCGTCCACTTATATCAGTGTACTCTGAAAAGGGGGAGTCATCTGGCAAAAATGTCACTTTGCCTGCTGTGTTCAAGGCTCCCATTCGACCAGATATTGTGAACTTTGTTCACACCAACTTGCGCAAAAACAACAGACAGCCCTATGCTGTCAGTGAATTAGCAGGTCATCAAACCAGTGCTGAGTCTTGGGGTACTGGCAGAGCTGTGGCTCGAATTCCCAGGGTTCGAGGTGGCGGCACTCACCGTTCTGGCCAGGGTGCTTTTGGAAATATGTGTCGTGGGGGCCGCATGTTTGCACCAACCAAGACCTGGCGACGTTGGCACCGCAGAGTGAATACAACGCAGAAACGATATGCCATCTGCTCTGCGTTGGCTGCCTCGGCTTTACCAGCGCTGGTCATGTCTAAAGGTCATCGTATAGAGGAAGTTCCTGAACTTCCTTTGGTGGTTGAAGATAAAGTTGAAGGCTACAAGAAGACCAAGGAGGCTGTTTTGCTCCTGAAGAAACTTAAGGCTTGGAATGATATCAAAAAGGTCTACGCCTCGCAGCGAATGAGAGCTGGCAAAGGCAAAATGAGAAACCGTCGCCGTATCCAGCGCAGGGGACCCTGCATCATTTATAATGAGGACAATGGTATCATCAAGGCCTTCAGAAACATCCCTGGAATTACTCTGCTTAATGTAAGCAAACTGAACATTTTGAAACTTGCTCCTGGTGGGCATGTGGGACGTTTCTGCATTTGGACTGAAAGTGCTTTCCGCAAGTTAGATGAGCTGTATGGCACCTGGCGTAAAGCTGCCTCCCTCAAGAGTAACTACAACCTCCCCATGCACAAGATGCTCAATACAGACCTTAGCAGAATCTTGAAAAGCCCAGAGATCCAAAGAGCCCTCCGAGCACCACGCAAGAAGATTCATCGCAGAGTCCTGAAGAAGAATCCACTGAAAAACCTGAGAATCATGTTGAAGCTAAACCCATATGCAAAGACCATGCGCCGGAACACCATTCTTCGCCAGGCCAAGAACCACAAAATCCGGATGGATAGGGCAGCAGCAGCACTAGAAGCCAAATCAGATGAGAAGGGGATTCCAGGCAAGAAGCCTGTGgtgggaaagaagggaaaagaggcTGTTCGCGTTAAGAAGCTGAAGAAGCCAAAGAAGCCAAAGAAGGCTTTGGTGGGAAAAAAGGCTGCAGTGACCAAGAAACCAGCAGCGGGAAAGAAGCCTGCTAAAAAGAAGCCCACAGAAAAGAAACCCACCGAAAAGAAACCCACCACAGAGGAAAAGAAGGCTGCTTCATAaacttaaatttgtttatttggtaAAGGTCAAATCATTTTGGACAGCTAATTTTGAATAAAGACCTGATCAAAGaggcagtgagaaaaaaaaaaaaaaaaaaaaagacttatacACCAGCAGTCCCCCTCAGCTGGCAGTGTAACTCTGTCAGCTTGACATGGGCCAATTCCTGTTGCACTGACAATGCTTCTCTCTGGATAATTGATGCCAAAATTGTCACACTAAGAAGTCTGTAAGTATCAGGATGCCAGAGGCTCACTGCTGACCTCAGTGAAAAACTGTCCAGAGAAACTGTTCCTACTGCATAAACATTCTTTTGTGGTTACTCTGGACAGCCACACTGAGAGACTTAATTTTACAGAAAGCCAAATGGGACCAGGGACGAACTGGAGGCTAGAGATCAAAGATCTGAAACTTTACAGCTTTTACAATGCCTGGAGCAGTCCAGAGAATATTGAATGAGCATTGTGTTTTGACATTGCAAAAAGGCCCTCCATTACCCAGTTGATTTGTACCTCATGTAGCAGGTCAACTAAGGGTCAGCCATGCCTTCCAAATTGAGTAGCAAGGTTTGTCTAAGGGAACACccttacatacatacacacatttgtGCAAGCGTTAATAAACCCGACTCTGCTTCTTGGTGTTAAGAAGAGTGTGGTATTTAGCTTAGGCTTCACAAAGGGTCAGTGATCCTGCTTCCAAGCATCCTCAATGTTCATgttgaaaacatattttgaacATGTAGGAAAGAGTATTTAATTCATGCTACCAAATTTTCACCCAGAGTTGCCATATGTGAGTCTCCAGGAGTCTCAAAATGAAGGACTTGGCCCTTTGAAGAATCCAGAATGAGAACATAATAAAGCCTACATCATTTTAAGGGGAGGAGATAGCAACTAGTATATTTGAGCATTTATTACTTACCAGACACTtttatattatctatttattCTCACAACTTTTTGTTGAGTTCCTGTTATCTGCGTAACCCGTATCTGTGGGTGACCAatttgaagcccagagagttTTACTAATTTACCGACCCCATGTGGTATGCAAGTTGACAGAGTCAACATGCTGCTCCTTTctataaatttgaaaagaaaaagaggatgaaatatatattttttgcatccTGGACTTATTGATAAATGATTTACATATCATTTATATATGACGTTATGGCTCACAATAGACAAAATATGTTGAATTCAATTGAATATCTTTCCTTCCAGCAAAAATAGAATATGTTCTTACATATTGTGAATAAAATTGAAATGAGCATGACAGTGTTTGGTTTGgataaaatataacatatttttaaaagagtgcaCGTTtgttccaaatattttctgagaactGTTGTACTGTTAACTGATGCACATGATGACAGGAGCACCATTTGGAGGAAATGATTTATTAGCACACTGTAGTCATATGTATGTATGAACATTTCATCCAACAGATTCTGACCCACTGTCAACAGCATGAGAGGTCTGAGCTGTTTCTCCAGAAATGGAGATGTGGTTGCCTTGAATCAAGTAAATTTTCACTCAGTTCTTTTGTGATCAATAGAAAATTTTTCAAACATTCTTGGATAGGATTAATTTTCTCTACCCAACACTATGCGTCACTATGAGGATTGCCACTTGTCTCATATCATAaacaatgttcataacagtaatAATTATGATGATGATAACAGTAATAGTTACTTAGCAAGGATCATGTAGCTGATTAAATGGCAGAAGAGTAAATTCTAACTCAGTCTGTGACGCCAGAACCTAGGTTCTTGACCACCAGTATACTACTCTTAAATTCATACCTTTTAAATTGAATATGGAAATTGCAGAATTAAAAACCATGCTACTTTGACAATAGTTAAGTCTGAAATGACTCATGTATAAGTTAAATGAGGGTGACAGTGTAATTTACCACATTCCATCTGTTAAAATAAGATGCACTTTTTTT from Eschrichtius robustus isolate mEscRob2 chromosome 9, mEscRob2.pri, whole genome shotgun sequence includes the following:
- the LOC137769311 gene encoding large ribosomal subunit protein uL4, encoding MACARPLISVYSEKGESSGKNVTLPAVFKAPIRPDIVNFVHTNLRKNNRQPYAVSELAGHQTSAESWGTGRAVARIPRVRGGGTHRSGQGAFGNMCRGGRMFAPTKTWRRWHRRVNTTQKRYAICSALAASALPALVMSKGHRIEEVPELPLVVEDKVEGYKKTKEAVLLLKKLKAWNDIKKVYASQRMRAGKGKMRNRRRIQRRGPCIIYNEDNGIIKAFRNIPGITLLNVSKLNILKLAPGGHVGRFCIWTESAFRKLDELYGTWRKAASLKSNYNLPMHKMLNTDLSRILKSPEIQRALRAPRKKIHRRVLKKNPLKNLRIMLKLNPYAKTMRRNTILRQAKNHKIRMDRAAAALEAKSDEKGIPGKKPVVGKKGKEAVRVKKLKKPKKPKKALVGKKAAVTKKPAAGKKPAKKKPTEKKPTEKKPTTEEKKAAS